DNA sequence from the Candidatus Kaistella beijingensis genome:
TAGCCTGTAAATCATCTGTTTTTTGGGAACAGGCAAAGCCCATTATAAATAATGAGGAAAATGCGAACAATTTCACTTTACTATTTTTCATTAAATTCTTTTTTAGAGTAAATCATTGCAAATTAACAAAAATAGAACCAATGATAAATTTATTTATGATTAAATTTGCAACCGTTTATGGACTTCCTATTTAAGATTATTCTACTTTTCTCCAAACTTCCGCTGAAAATCCTGTACATTTTTTCCGATTGTACTTTTTTCTTGATTTATCATATCGCCGGATATCGAAAAGAGGTGGTTTCCGAAAATTTAAGAAACTCATTTCCCCATAGAACAAACGAAGAATTAAAGAAAATAAGGAAGAATTTTTATCTGAATTTTTCAGATTATATTGTTGAAACTTTAAAATCTTTTACAATGTCATCGCACGAATTGAGGGTCAGAGTTCAACACCTGAATCAGGCCGTCTTCCACGAGGCAAAAGCAGAAGGCAAAAATGTGATCCTACTTTCCGGTCACGTTTTCAATTGGGAGTGGTTCAATGCTTTGGCAACGATTATTCCGCAAGAAAACAGCTTCCCGGTTTACCGAAAAGTTCAGAGCAATTTTTGGGAAGAAAAAGTAAAATCAATCCGCAATCGATTCGGAAATCATGCGATTGAGGCAAAGGAAGTGATTCGCCATATTTTCAGAAATCCAAACGACGGAAATTCTGTATACATGTTTGTTGCCGACCAAACTCCACATTTCTCGGAAATAACTTATGGATTGAATTTCCTTAACCAAAAAACTCCCGCTTTCATCGGCTACGACAAGCTTTCTACAAGGATGGATTTGGCTTTTGTGTATTGCGACATGAAGAAAGTAAAACGCGGTTTTTACCAAATCAACTATTACCGCATTTATCCAGACGGTGAAAAATTTGTGGAACATGAAGTGGTGAAAAAATTCCATAAACTGCTGGAGAATACGATCAACAAAAGACCCGACAATTATTTGTGGTCGCACCGAAGATGGAAATATCAACATGCGATTAAGGTAATGGACAAAGAATGATTGATAAATGATAATTGATAATGATTAATTTAAACCACTTAATTGTTTTTATCAAAATCGAATTTGGAATCTTGAATATTTGAATCTTGAATAAATTAGCAATCGTCATTTTAAGTTGGAACGGCAAAAATTGGTTGGAAAAATTTCTACCCAAAGTCATTCTTTATTCCCAAAATGCAGAAGTCTATGTAGTTGACAACGGTTCAACTGATAATTCCGTAGAATTTTTAAACTTGAATTTTCCAACGGTTAAAATTGTTCAGAATAAAGAAAATTTTGGTTTTGCAGGCGGTTACAATGAAGGTTTAAAAAAGATTGATGCCGAAATTTACTGCCTTCTAAACTCCGATGTAGAAGTGACTGAAAACTGGTTGCAACCTGTTTTAAATTTGTTTGAAAAAGACAAAAACATTGCTGCAGTTCAACCGAAAATTTTGGATTACAACAAAAGAAATTATTTCGAATTTGCAGGTGCTGCAGGTGGTTTTATCGATAATCTTGGTTATCCTTATTGTAGAGGAAGAGTTTTTGAAAAAACCGAGGAAGATAAAGGTCAGTATGATGACGAAACCGAAATTTTCTGGGCTTCAGGTTGCTGTTTTTTTATTCGCTCCAAGGATTTTTGGGAACAAAAAGGGTTTGATGAAAGATTTTTCGCTCATCAAGAAGAAATTGATTTGTGTTGGCGTTTGATTAACTCGGGAAAGAAAATTTTCTACACCGCGAAATCCACTGTTTATCATGTCGGTGGTGGAACTTTGAGTAAACAAAGCGCAGAAAAAACTTATCTCAACATCCGAAATAATCTTTCGATGTTGTTGAAAAACTTGCCTTTTCGAAAACTGATTTGGTTGATCTTTTTCCGTTTGTGTTTGGACGCAATTGCCGGAATTTATTTTGGCTTAAAAAACGGTTTCCCTCATTTTTGGGGAGTTGTAAGGGCTCATTTTGGATTTTATGCCCAAGTTCCGGAAACCATAAAACGTCGTGGAAATAATCAAATCCATGATTACTTTCAATCCAAATGGTTGATTTTTAGACATTTCCTGTAGATTTTCTGAAAAATTCTTTTTCTTTTTAATTAATTCCAATAAAAATCTCTACTTTTGTAATGATTTATGAAAATAGATATTTATCTCGTCATCGGAATTATCGTAGCCAGTACCTTGATTATCGGGTTGATCATCTATTTTTTTCAACACAAATTTTTCTTCCAGCCAGAAAAACTTCCACCCGATTTCAAGTTTGCGTACGATAATTTGAAAGCCGAAGAAGTCACCGTGGAACCTGAACCGGGAGCAAAAATCAATTATCTGCATTTCATCGTCGATAACCCGAAAGGAGTCGTGATTTATTTAAAGGGAAATACGAAAAGTATCAAAGGTTGGGGAAAATTCGCCATCGATTTCACGCGACTTGGTTACGAAGTCATCATGATGGATTATCGCGGATTCGGGAAAAGCACCGGAAAACGCAACGTCGAAGCCATGAAACGTGATTCACAATTCATCTACAATCTTGCAAAAAAGCAATATTCAGAAGACAAAATTGTTGTTTACGGTCGTTCTCTCGGCTCGGGATTTGCGGCGCGATTGGCTGCGAAAAACAATCCGCGACTTCTGATTCTCACTTCTCCACTTTATTCTTTGTTAAGGACGATTCACCGTTACCTTCCGTTTATGCCTGCAAAACCTTTTTTGCGCTACAATATTCCGACTTTTCATTATTTAAAAAATGTTCGTTGTCCTATAAAAATTATTCACGGAAGTGATGACAAACTCGTTCCAATAAGCACTGCAGTTGATTTGTCAGAAATTAATCCCGAATTGACTAGGCTTTACGTGATTTTGAGAGCAGGACACATCAACGTACATCAGTTTGAAGAATATCACCGAGTGATGGAGGAGATTTTTGAGGAAAGAAAAGTCTTCATCAATGCCGAAACAACGAGTTTGGGTTATTCGCACAGGAAGTAATTATCATCACTGATGAATGATGAATAATGAATGATGAATGATGAATAGATGATGGATGATTTATTTTTGCTGAAAGCCAATTGCCGAAACCCAAAAGCATTTGCTATCTTTGCACAATGTCCGAATTACTCAAATATTTTCAGGAAAAAGTGGTTTTTTTGCCGGTTATTTTGCCAAATGACCACACTTACGATTTTGAAAATGATTTTGAGGAATATCTTTGGGACACTCCTTTTGATGGGAAAATCAATGTGCTTCATTTCAGGATTAAAAATCCAAAAGGAGTCATCGCCTACTTCCACGGAAATGCGGATAATCTTCACCGATGGGGAAAAATTGCAGTGGATTTTACGAAATTTGGATATGATGTTTTGGTGATGGACTATCGTGGTTACGGAAAAAGTTCAGGCCCAAGAAATGAGGAATACCTTTATTCTGATGCTCAATTTTTTTATGATTTTGCCAAGGAAAATTATGGCGAGAACAAGATTATTGTGTACGGAAGAAGTTTAGGCGGCGCATTTGCAACAAAAATTGCAGGAGAAAACCAGCCAAAAATGGTGATTTTAGAAGCCACCTTTTACAATCTTCAAGACATTGTAAACCGTTGGTTGCCGGGAAAAGTCACCGACAAAGTTTCCCCGAAGATGACTTATCACTTTCTCTCTAACCAAAATATTCTAAAAATAAAAGTTCCGCTTTATCATTTTCATGGAACGAAAGATTCAGTTGTTCCTTTAAAATCGGGGAAAAAACTGTTTGAGGTTTTCGAAAAGGAACATCCGAAAATTCCAAAAAAATTTATTGAAATTAAAGGCGGAACGCATGAAGACTTGATTAAATATGATGAGTTTGTAGAAGAAATGAAGAAAATATTATAATAAAAAGGTGAATAATCAATTTCTTCGGGTCAATTTGCTTCGCAATGAATTTGATAACCTAACTTGGAACCTGAAACTTAAAACTTGGAACAAACAAAAACAAGCTACATCAAATAACATTAAACCAATTCAGACAAAATTTTCCTAATGCTTGATTTCTGCGCCATCGATTTTGAAACCGCCACTCATGAACGAAACTCTGCTTGTGAAATGGGAATCTGCGTGGTAGAAAATGGCGAAATTGTGGAAACCAAGACTTGGCTCATTAAACCGCCGAGTTTTCCCTATTTTCATCCAAGAAATATTGATGTTCACGGAATTACACCCGAAGATGTTCAGGATTCACCCACGTTTGAAGACATTTGGCACGAAGCCGAAAATTTGATGTACGGAAACTTGATGATTGCGCATAACGCCGGATTTGACGCGGGAGTTTTGCGCGGCTGTCTAGATTACTACGGATTTTTTAAACCAAAACTCAATTATCTTTGCTCGATTTCTTTAGCCAAAAAATCTTGGAAAAATCTGCCGAAATATGGATTGAAAAGTTTGGCAGAACAACACCAAATTTCTTTCAACCATCACCGAGCAGGAGACGATGCGGAAGTTTGCGCTAAAATTTCACTTCTTGCTTTTCAGAAATTAATGTTGACAAGAAATGACGAAGTTCGGGATGTTTTGAAGAAAAATTTGAAAGTTTTATAATTGTTTTAACCAAAAACAAGTTGCTAAAATTATTTAAACTATCTTTGCAGCACAAAATTCCTTCTTCGCGGAAGGATTTTTTATGAACGTAGTCATTCTTGATGAATCCGATTTCTTTTCGGAGCTGAAAATTCTTTTTCATTCATTTCTTCGTTACATTAAAAGAATGACATGAGTTTCATTTTTAATAAAAAAAACATTTCATTTGAATTTTACCGACTTAAAACTAATCGAACCTATCGCGAAAGCGTTACAGGAGGAAGGTTACACGCAACCAACCCCAATTCAGCAAAAAGCAATTCCCAACATTTTACAAGGCAGAGATTTGCTCGGAACCGCACAAACCGGAACCGGAAAAACGGCTGCATTTGCTATTCCAATTTTACAGAATCTGACTGAAAAGAATGTCAGAAACAACCAAATTAAAGCTTTGATTTTAACGCCGACAAGAGAATTGGCGATTCAGATTGAAGAAAGTTTTAACGCTTACGGAAGACATTTGAGATTGAGAAACCTCGTTGTTTTCGGCGGTGTGAAACAAGGAGCGCAAGAAGCGTCTTTGAAAAAAGGCGTCGATATTTTGGTGGCTACTCCGGGAAGATTGCTCGACTTTATCTCGCAGGGAATTATTTCTTTGAAAAATTTGGAAATTTTCGTTCTTGATGAAGCCGACAGAATGCTCGACATGGGATTTGTTCACGATGTGAAAAGGATTGTGAAGCTTTTACCACCAAAAAGACAGACTTTGTTTTTCTCGGCGACTTTTCCCGATGAAATTAAAAACTTGGCGGATTCGATTCTAAATAATCCTGTGAAAGTTTCTGTTGCGCCCGTTTCTGCAACTGCGGACACGATCCAGCAGAAAGTATATTTTGTGGAAAAAGATGACAAACTCGATTTGTTGACGCATATTCTTCAGAACGATATTTCAGATTCCGTTCTCGTTTTTTCAAGGACGAAACATGGAGCAGATAAAATTGCGAGAAAACTACAAAAACACAAAATTTCTGCGGAAGCAATTCACGGAAATAAGTCTCAAAATCAAAGACAAAACGCTTTAACCAACTTTAAATCAGGAAAATCGAGAGTTTTGGTTGCCACCGATATCGCAGCAAGAGGAATCGATATTGATGAACTGAAATACGTGGTAAACTTCGAACTTTCCGATGTTTCCGAAACTTATGTTCACCGCATTGGTAGGACAGGAAGAGCCGGTGCAGAAGGAAAATCGATTTCTTTTGTTGATGGTTTGGATTTGATTAACCTGAAAAATACGGAGAAACTGATTGGAAAAAAAATTCCGGTAGAGAAAGACCACCCGTTTCACACCGATGATTTGGTAGTGACAAAGAGAGATTCAAACAATAAACCTTTTGTTCCAAAGCCGAAACCACAATCGAAGGAAAATATTGGCTATAAGAAACCGAAAAACAAAGGGTTTTTTAGGAAGAAATAAATTATCCCTTCTTAATCTGCGTCATCTGCTAAATCTGCGAGAAAATAGTCGCTCGCAGATTTAGCGGATTTCGCAGATTTCTATTTTGAGTTGAAAATACGATTCGCGTTTTCTGTGGTAATTCTATCGATTTCTGAAAAATCTTTTCCATAAATATTGACGAGTTTTCCGACCACCAAATCCAAGTACGAACTTTCATTACGTTTGCCTCGGTGTGGAACTGGAGCGAGATAAGGTGAATCGGTTTCTAACACGATTTTTTCTAAAGGAATTTCATGCAGAAACTGGTCTATCTTGCCGTTTTTAAAGGTCACTACTCCACCAATTCCAAGCAGAAAGTTTAAGTCGATTGCATGTTTTGCCTGTTCTAAATTCCCTGAAAAACAGTGAAAAATTCCACGTAATTTTGGATGTTTTTTTCTTTCTAAAACCTCAAAAACCTCATCGAAACTTTCGCGGGTGTGAATCACGATGGGCAAATCTTTTTCAATCGCCCAATCAATTTGTTTTTCGAATGCCTTAACTTGAATATCCAAAGTCGTTTTGTCCCAATATAAATCAATCCCAATTTCACCAATTGCCGGAAAACTTCTTTGATTCAAATAACTTGCAACAATTTGCAGTTCGTTTTCCCAAGTTTCGGGTTTTACGTAACAAGGATGAAGTCCAATCATTGAAAAAATTTGATCGGGATATTCCTTCTCTAAATCCAACATTTTTTCGTGATGTTCAGAATCGATTGCA
Encoded proteins:
- a CDS encoding alpha/beta hydrolase — translated: MKIDIYLVIGIIVASTLIIGLIIYFFQHKFFFQPEKLPPDFKFAYDNLKAEEVTVEPEPGAKINYLHFIVDNPKGVVIYLKGNTKSIKGWGKFAIDFTRLGYEVIMMDYRGFGKSTGKRNVEAMKRDSQFIYNLAKKQYSEDKIVVYGRSLGSGFAARLAAKNNPRLLILTSPLYSLLRTIHRYLPFMPAKPFLRYNIPTFHYLKNVRCPIKIIHGSDDKLVPISTAVDLSEINPELTRLYVILRAGHINVHQFEEYHRVMEEIFEERKVFINAETTSLGYSHRK
- a CDS encoding alpha/beta hydrolase yields the protein MSELLKYFQEKVVFLPVILPNDHTYDFENDFEEYLWDTPFDGKINVLHFRIKNPKGVIAYFHGNADNLHRWGKIAVDFTKFGYDVLVMDYRGYGKSSGPRNEEYLYSDAQFFYDFAKENYGENKIIVYGRSLGGAFATKIAGENQPKMVILEATFYNLQDIVNRWLPGKVTDKVSPKMTYHFLSNQNILKIKVPLYHFHGTKDSVVPLKSGKKLFEVFEKEHPKIPKKFIEIKGGTHEDLIKYDEFVEEMKKIL
- a CDS encoding glycosyltransferase family 2 protein gives rise to the protein MLNKLAIVILSWNGKNWLEKFLPKVILYSQNAEVYVVDNGSTDNSVEFLNLNFPTVKIVQNKENFGFAGGYNEGLKKIDAEIYCLLNSDVEVTENWLQPVLNLFEKDKNIAAVQPKILDYNKRNYFEFAGAAGGFIDNLGYPYCRGRVFEKTEEDKGQYDDETEIFWASGCCFFIRSKDFWEQKGFDERFFAHQEEIDLCWRLINSGKKIFYTAKSTVYHVGGGTLSKQSAEKTYLNIRNNLSMLLKNLPFRKLIWLIFFRLCLDAIAGIYFGLKNGFPHFWGVVRAHFGFYAQVPETIKRRGNNQIHDYFQSKWLIFRHFL
- a CDS encoding 3'-5' exonuclease; translation: MLDFCAIDFETATHERNSACEMGICVVENGEIVETKTWLIKPPSFPYFHPRNIDVHGITPEDVQDSPTFEDIWHEAENLMYGNLMIAHNAGFDAGVLRGCLDYYGFFKPKLNYLCSISLAKKSWKNLPKYGLKSLAEQHQISFNHHRAGDDAEVCAKISLLAFQKLMLTRNDEVRDVLKKNLKVL
- a CDS encoding DEAD/DEAH box helicase; this translates as MNFTDLKLIEPIAKALQEEGYTQPTPIQQKAIPNILQGRDLLGTAQTGTGKTAAFAIPILQNLTEKNVRNNQIKALILTPTRELAIQIEESFNAYGRHLRLRNLVVFGGVKQGAQEASLKKGVDILVATPGRLLDFISQGIISLKNLEIFVLDEADRMLDMGFVHDVKRIVKLLPPKRQTLFFSATFPDEIKNLADSILNNPVKVSVAPVSATADTIQQKVYFVEKDDKLDLLTHILQNDISDSVLVFSRTKHGADKIARKLQKHKISAEAIHGNKSQNQRQNALTNFKSGKSRVLVATDIAARGIDIDELKYVVNFELSDVSETYVHRIGRTGRAGAEGKSISFVDGLDLINLKNTEKLIGKKIPVEKDHPFHTDDLVVTKRDSNNKPFVPKPKPQSKENIGYKKPKNKGFFRKK
- a CDS encoding TatD family hydrolase, whose amino-acid sequence is MIDTHTHLYSEEFDHDRKEMIERAINKGVSKFYLPAIDSEHHEKMLDLEKEYPDQIFSMIGLHPCYVKPETWENELQIVASYLNQRSFPAIGEIGIDLYWDKTTLDIQVKAFEKQIDWAIEKDLPIVIHTRESFDEVFEVLERKKHPKLRGIFHCFSGNLEQAKHAIDLNFLLGIGGVVTFKNGKIDQFLHEIPLEKIVLETDSPYLAPVPHRGKRNESSYLDLVVGKLVNIYGKDFSEIDRITTENANRIFNSK
- a CDS encoding lysophospholipid acyltransferase family protein; the protein is MDFLFKIILLFSKLPLKILYIFSDCTFFLIYHIAGYRKEVVSENLRNSFPHRTNEELKKIRKNFYLNFSDYIVETLKSFTMSSHELRVRVQHLNQAVFHEAKAEGKNVILLSGHVFNWEWFNALATIIPQENSFPVYRKVQSNFWEEKVKSIRNRFGNHAIEAKEVIRHIFRNPNDGNSVYMFVADQTPHFSEITYGLNFLNQKTPAFIGYDKLSTRMDLAFVYCDMKKVKRGFYQINYYRIYPDGEKFVEHEVVKKFHKLLENTINKRPDNYLWSHRRWKYQHAIKVMDKE